A single window of Leishmania braziliensis MHOM/BR/75/M2904 complete genome, chromosome 27 DNA harbors:
- a CDS encoding putative glycosomal phosphoenolpyruvate carboxykinase, whose translation MPPVARLTPEQAMFWFIMGYTANVPGVEAGNLPVAKPVFSACFAGPFLVRHATFYGEQLAKKMTEHNARVWLLNTGYAGGRADRGAKRMPLKVTRAVIDAIHDGSLDKEEYIVYPGWGLHIPKKCARVPSHLLDPRKAWKDVKAFNHTAKELVVMFQESFEKRFASKASDALKSAVPKYVECAHL comes from the coding sequence ATGCCGCCGGTTGCGCGGCTGACGCCGGAGCAGGCGATGTTTTGGTTCATCATGGGGTACACGGCGAACGTGCCCGGGGTGGAGGCGGGAAACCTGCCGGTGGCGAAGCCGGTCTTCTCGGCGTGCTTCGCCGGCCCGTTCCTTGTGCGCCACGCGACGTTCTACGGTGAGCAGCTGGCGAAGAAGATGACGGAGCACAATGCGCGGGTGTGGTTGCTGAACACCGGCTACGCCGGCGGGCGTGCGGACCGCGGCGCGAAGCGGATGCCGCTGAAGGTGACGCGCGCCGTGATCGATGCAATTCACGACGGCAGCCTGGACAAGGAGGAGTACATCGTGTACCCGGGCTGGGGGCTGCACATTCCGAAGaagtgcgcgcgcgtgccgtCGCACCTGCTGGACCCGCGCAAGGCATGGAAGGACGTAAAGGCGTTCAATCATACGGCGAAGGAGTTGGTTGTGATGTTCCAGGAGAGCTTCGAGAAGCGCTTTGCGTCGAAGGCGAGCGATGCACTGAAGTCCGCTGTGCCGAAGTACGTTGAATGCGCCCACTTGTAA
- a CDS encoding putative glycosomal phosphoenolpyruvate carboxykinase codes for MAPIIHRNLTVPELVQWALKLEKDTVLSARGTLCVLSYAKTGRSPRDKRVVDTDDVRSNVDWGSVNMKLSEESFAKAKKHAIDFLNSREHMFVVDCFAGHDERYRLKVRVITARPYHALFMYNMLIRPTQKELESFGEPEYTIYNAGECPADPSVPGITSKTSVSLNFKTQEEVILGTEYAGEMKKGILTVISS; via the coding sequence ATGGCTCCGATCATTCACCGCAACCTCACCGTCCCCGAGCTGGTGCAGTGGGCGCTGAAGCTTGAGAAGGACACAGTGCTGAGCGCGCGCGGCACGCTGTGCGTGCTGTCGTACGCGAAGACCGGCCGATCTCCGCGCGACAAGCGTGTGGTGGACACGGATGACGTGCGCAGCAACGTGGACTGGGGCAGCGTGAACATGAAGCTGAGTGAGGAGTCGTTCgcgaaggcgaagaagcacgCGATTGACTTCCTGAACTCACGCGAGCACATGTTTGTCGTGGACTGCTTCGCCGGGCACGACGAGCGCTATCGCCTGAAGGTGCGCGTGATCACGGCCCGACCGTACCACGCGCTGTTCATGTACAACATGCTGATCCGCCCGACGCAGAAGGAGCTGGAGAGCTTTGGCGAGCCGGAGTACACGATCTACAACGCCGGCGAGTGCCCGGCAGACCCGTCTGTGCCCGGGATCACGTCGAAGACGTCCGTGTCGCTGAACTTCAAGacgcaggaggaggtgatCCTCGGCACGGAGTACGCCGGCGAGATGAAGAAGGGCATACTGACGGTGATTTCGAGCTGA
- a CDS encoding putative glycosomal phosphoenolpyruvate carboxykinase, whose protein sequence is MTEPIGGVWLLNPGYPGGRRDRGAKRMPLKLTRAVIDAIHDGSLDKEEYIVYPGWGLHIPKKCARVPSHLLDPRKAWKDVKAFNHTAKELVVMFQESFEKRFASKASDALKSAVPKYVECAHL, encoded by the coding sequence ATGACGGAGCCCATTGGGGGGGTGTGGTTGTTGAACCCCGGTTACCCCGGCGGGCGTCGGGACCGCGGCGCGAAGCGGATGCCGCTGAAGTTGACGCGCGCCGTGATCGATGCAATTCACGACGGCAGCCTGGACAAGGAGGAGTACATCGTGTACCCGGGCTGGGGGCTGCACATTCCGAAGaagtgcgcgcgcgtgccgtCGCACCTGCTGGACCCGCGCAAGGCATGGAAGGACGTAAAGGCGTTCAATCATACGGCGAAGGAGTTGGTTGTGATGTTCCAGGAGAGCTTCGAGAAGCGCTTTGCGTCGAAGGCGAGCGATGCACTGAAGTCCGCTGTGCCGAAGTACGTTGAATGTGCCCATCTGTAG